The DNA window GCTTGCTCGTTTAGCAATCGATTTCTCTGCATAATGTATATTGAGGAGTGACAGCTGTGAGTAGTGATTTATTAGATGCGTTAACTGCGCTTGAGAAGCAAAAAGGAATTTCAAGAGATGTTTTAATAGATGCAATTGAAGCGGCATTAGTGACGGCATATAAAAGAAATTTTAACCAAGCCCAAAATGTTCGTGTAGATATTAACTTGGCAAATGGAACAATGCTTGTTTATTCTCGTAAAGATGTGGTTGAGGAAGTTGCGGATGATCGTTTACAAATCTCATTAGAAGATGCGCAAATGATTAATCCTCATTTTGTAATTGGTGATGTTGTAGAACAAGAAGTAACACCACGTAATTTTGGACGTATTGCTGCTCAAACTGCGAAACAAGTTGTTACACAACGTGTACGTGAAGCAGAGCGCGGTTTAATTTATGAAGAATATGTGGATCGTGAAGATGATATCGTAAATGGTATTGTAGAGCGTCTAGATGCACGTAATATTTACGTTGGTTTAGGTAAAGTCGAAGCAGTATTACCTGTGAATGAGCAAATCCAAACAGAAACGTTTCGTCCTCATGATCGTATAAAAGTGTATATTACAAAAGTTGAGCGCACAACACGCGGACCACAAGTTTTTGTATCAAGAACACATCCTGGATTACTTCGTCGTTTATTTGAAATGGAAGTTCCGGAAATTTTCGAGGGAATTGTTGAGATTAAATCAATTGCTCGTGAAGCAGGAGACCGCTCAAAAATTTCTGTATTTGCTCATAATGATGAAATAGATCCAGTAGGTTCTTGTGTTGGAGCAAAAGGTGCACGAGTTCAAACGATTGTGAATGAATTAAGTGGAGAAAAAATTGACATTGTAGAATGGTCAGAAGATCCAGTAATTTTCGTTGCAAATGCACTTAGCCCTTCTAAAGTGTTAGATGTACAAGTGAACGAAGAAGAAAAGTCTACTACAGTTGTCGTACCAGATTATCAACTTTCGCTTGCAATTGGTAAAAGAGGTCAAAATGCACGACTTGCTGCTAAATTAACTGGTTGGAAAATTGATATTAAAAGTGAGACAGATGCAAGAGAATTAGGAATTTACCCTAACGAAAATTCTCCTCAAGTGATTATCGAAAGCTTAGAAGATGAAATGGATGACTTTGATTTCTATAAAGACGAAGAGTAAGAATAAGCAAGGATGGTGAGCGTGTATGGCTATTCAAAAGAAAATTCCATTACGTAAATGTGTTGCTACTGGCGAAATGTTTCCCAAAAAAGAAATGATTCGTATTGTTCGCTCGAAAGAAGGAGAAGTGAGCGTGGATCTGACTGGCAAAAAATCTGGTCGTGGCGCTTACGTATCTAAAACGATCGAAGCAGTAAACCAAGCGAAAAAGAAAAATTCACTTGGCAATCATTTAGAAGCGTCCGTCCCAAGTGAAATATATGATGAATTAATCGTCATTATTGAAAGAGAAAAACTAAAATGACAATAGAGCAGCAAATTTTACAGTTACTTGGCCTTGCTACACGAGCAAGGAAAACTATTTCAGGCGAAGAGTTAGTCGTAAAAGAAATAAGAAGCCAGAAAGCTAAATTAGTACTTATTTCGACTGATGCTTCTAAAAATA is part of the Psychrobacillus sp. FSL H8-0483 genome and encodes:
- a CDS encoding YlxR family protein, producing the protein MAIQKKIPLRKCVATGEMFPKKEMIRIVRSKEGEVSVDLTGKKSGRGAYVSKTIEAVNQAKKKNSLGNHLEASVPSEIYDELIVIIEREKLK
- the nusA gene encoding transcription termination factor NusA — protein: MSSDLLDALTALEKQKGISRDVLIDAIEAALVTAYKRNFNQAQNVRVDINLANGTMLVYSRKDVVEEVADDRLQISLEDAQMINPHFVIGDVVEQEVTPRNFGRIAAQTAKQVVTQRVREAERGLIYEEYVDREDDIVNGIVERLDARNIYVGLGKVEAVLPVNEQIQTETFRPHDRIKVYITKVERTTRGPQVFVSRTHPGLLRRLFEMEVPEIFEGIVEIKSIAREAGDRSKISVFAHNDEIDPVGSCVGAKGARVQTIVNELSGEKIDIVEWSEDPVIFVANALSPSKVLDVQVNEEEKSTTVVVPDYQLSLAIGKRGQNARLAAKLTGWKIDIKSETDARELGIYPNENSPQVIIESLEDEMDDFDFYKDEE